The Stieleria sp. JC731 genome has a segment encoding these proteins:
- a CDS encoding DUF1501 domain-containing protein, translating to MKSLPRRDFLYGLGSSLGALALTDLQAAERKASGTGPLAQKPPMHPAKAKSVIMLFMEGGPSQADTFDPKPVLNRLHKTESTRTAGLANGKRFYVGSPFKSRKVGNAGIEMSEPWQFMADPEVADELCVYRGCQAESLNHPEALLHMNTGSRLGGDPGLGAWATYGLGTENQNLPGYVVMTELALPQAGPANWTNGFLPAYYQGTRLRSSGSPILDLQPPEFKSREHQRRALDELAKMNRRHAQSHPYHDQLAARMESYELAFRMQTAVPDLIDLSKESSQVLQAYGLDRKETAEFGKQCLMARKLVEEGVRFVQIFSGGWDSHDYLERGHASRIASVDQPIAALIKDLKQRGMLEDTLVVWTGEFGRTPDNNYRGGVTALGRGHNVDAMNMWFAGGGVKRGAIVGATDEIAAEAVEVVHPIRDVHVTLMHLLGLDDNKLTYFHAGRYKQLSQFGGQVINELLA from the coding sequence ATGAAATCTTTGCCACGTCGTGACTTTTTGTATGGGCTTGGTTCATCCTTGGGGGCGCTGGCTTTGACTGATCTGCAGGCTGCCGAGCGGAAAGCGTCAGGTACAGGGCCTCTTGCCCAAAAGCCGCCGATGCATCCGGCTAAAGCCAAGTCGGTCATCATGTTGTTCATGGAAGGTGGACCATCGCAGGCAGACACGTTTGATCCCAAGCCGGTGCTGAATCGACTGCACAAAACAGAGTCGACTCGTACAGCCGGTTTGGCAAACGGCAAACGTTTCTATGTCGGCAGCCCATTCAAGTCGCGGAAAGTCGGTAACGCGGGTATCGAAATGAGCGAACCCTGGCAGTTCATGGCCGATCCGGAGGTGGCTGACGAGCTTTGTGTCTATCGAGGTTGCCAAGCCGAGTCGCTAAATCATCCCGAAGCGCTGTTGCACATGAATACCGGCAGTCGGCTCGGTGGCGATCCGGGGCTTGGTGCTTGGGCGACCTACGGATTAGGGACCGAGAACCAGAATCTTCCCGGCTATGTCGTGATGACCGAACTGGCGCTTCCGCAAGCTGGGCCGGCGAACTGGACCAACGGCTTTTTGCCTGCGTACTATCAAGGGACACGACTGCGGAGTAGCGGCTCGCCGATCTTGGATTTACAACCACCAGAGTTCAAAAGCCGCGAACACCAACGCAGGGCTCTGGACGAATTGGCGAAGATGAACAGGCGACACGCCCAGTCACATCCCTATCACGACCAGTTGGCCGCACGGATGGAAAGCTATGAATTGGCTTTCCGAATGCAGACGGCGGTGCCAGATTTGATCGACCTGTCAAAAGAGTCTTCGCAGGTTCTACAAGCTTACGGATTGGATCGTAAGGAAACGGCCGAGTTCGGAAAGCAATGCCTGATGGCGAGAAAACTTGTCGAAGAAGGCGTTCGGTTCGTTCAGATCTTTTCAGGCGGTTGGGATTCCCATGACTATCTGGAACGCGGTCATGCGTCACGAATCGCAAGCGTGGATCAACCCATTGCGGCGTTGATCAAGGATCTGAAGCAGCGCGGGATGTTGGAAGATACCCTTGTCGTTTGGACCGGGGAATTCGGCCGGACTCCGGACAATAACTACCGCGGGGGAGTCACCGCATTAGGGCGTGGCCACAATGTTGACGCGATGAACATGTGGTTTGCCGGCGGCGGAGTGAAACGTGGAGCGATCGTCGGTGCGACAGACGAAATCGCAGCAGAAGCTGTCGAAGTCGTCCATCCGATTCGAGACGTGCACGTCACTTTGATGCACCTGCTAGGACTTGATGACAATAAACTGACTTACTTCCACGCGGGACGCTACAAGCAGTTAAGCCAGTTTGGCGGACAAGTCATCAACGAGCTTTTGGCGTAA
- a CDS encoding SPFH domain-containing protein, producing the protein MGWLIGGFFFGLMAIPIFLGFARFFGLYACVGECQAYVFTLFGKVIGTIDQPGLQIPLLKFGPRALLVPFFGKSYVVGTALRQHYLRNQMVNSEEGTPMGVGIWYEMRVTDPESYLFTNANPDGSLQANVTSSTISTLSNLEMEKMLEDRHSLSRTVRATVSPLSEKWGYTLGSVYIRKVAFTDQLMVDNITEKVVKRLVQVTSAMKQDGENRVGLIKSETAFRVSQKMAEASAARPKIVGKALNEIAAEDDEILQTVLSVMEIDKLINSNVTVEMVPSSGNLLLQVGSSN; encoded by the coding sequence ATGGGATGGTTGATCGGAGGCTTCTTTTTTGGACTGATGGCGATTCCGATATTTCTAGGATTCGCACGGTTCTTTGGACTTTATGCCTGCGTAGGCGAGTGCCAAGCGTATGTATTTACGCTGTTCGGAAAGGTCATCGGTACGATTGACCAACCCGGATTGCAGATTCCGCTGCTGAAGTTTGGCCCTCGTGCTTTGTTGGTTCCATTTTTTGGCAAATCGTATGTTGTCGGCACCGCACTGCGACAGCACTACTTGCGAAACCAGATGGTCAACTCCGAAGAAGGAACCCCGATGGGAGTGGGCATTTGGTACGAGATGCGAGTCACCGATCCGGAAAGCTATCTCTTCACCAACGCCAACCCCGATGGCTCTCTGCAAGCGAACGTCACCAGTTCGACCATTTCGACACTTAGCAACCTTGAAATGGAAAAGATGCTTGAAGACCGCCACTCGCTTAGCCGAACGGTTCGTGCGACGGTCTCGCCGCTATCGGAGAAATGGGGGTACACGCTGGGATCGGTCTACATTCGAAAAGTTGCCTTTACCGATCAACTGATGGTCGACAACATCACTGAAAAGGTTGTCAAACGTTTGGTGCAAGTCACCAGCGCGATGAAACAAGATGGTGAGAACCGAGTCGGCCTGATCAAAAGTGAAACCGCTTTCCGTGTCTCTCAAAAGATGGCCGAGGCCTCGGCCGCACGTCCAAAAATTGTCGGTAAAGCGCTAAACGAAATCGCTGCCGAAGATGACGAGATCCTGCAAACGGTTTTGTCGGTCATGGAGATTGACAAACTGATCAATTCCAATGTGACTGTAGAGATGGTTCCTTCGAGCGGAAACCTGCTACTGCAAGTCGGGTCGTCTAACTAG
- the ruvB gene encoding Holliday junction branch migration DNA helicase RuvB, translating to MAREAVYQQSDPRDPGDQDGNTENFDSAAAKLMGNRNPSDDSDDRDPPSIDGLSGQSGQPEERDGKLRPTRLDEMVGQRDVIERLKIAIGAALNRGEPLGHILFDGPPGLGKTTFATVIPAEMGTTIQMANGAGLSAPKDLLPYLTNVSAHSVLFIDEIHRVPKAVEEYLYTAMEDFRIDIVLGEGVNARTLNFELQPFTLIGATTRAGMLSAPLRDRFQIREHLGWYSESQLTDLVIRNSKKLSIDVDEAAASEISRRSRSTPRLANNRLHWVRDFAQVRAKGVVTLGVARDALDMIGIDRLGLDKQDRNYLETLIRVFSGGPSGLEAIAHTMNVSSDTLEDEVEPFLLRSELIVRTRRGRIATMKAFEHLKMQPPAA from the coding sequence ATGGCTCGAGAGGCAGTCTACCAACAATCCGATCCCCGAGACCCCGGTGATCAGGACGGTAACACCGAGAATTTCGACAGCGCGGCCGCAAAATTGATGGGCAATAGAAATCCGTCTGATGATTCGGACGATCGAGATCCTCCAAGCATTGATGGACTTTCGGGGCAATCGGGACAACCGGAAGAGCGTGACGGCAAGCTGCGTCCGACTCGGCTGGACGAAATGGTCGGACAGCGCGACGTGATCGAGCGACTGAAGATCGCAATTGGTGCGGCTCTGAACCGTGGCGAACCGTTGGGGCACATTCTGTTCGACGGTCCGCCCGGCTTGGGTAAGACGACTTTTGCGACCGTCATCCCGGCGGAAATGGGAACGACGATTCAAATGGCAAACGGTGCCGGTTTGTCAGCGCCGAAGGACTTGCTTCCTTACCTGACCAACGTCTCCGCCCATAGCGTCCTGTTCATCGACGAAATCCATCGCGTCCCCAAAGCTGTCGAAGAATATCTCTACACAGCGATGGAAGACTTTCGCATCGACATCGTTCTTGGCGAAGGCGTCAACGCTCGAACATTGAATTTCGAACTGCAGCCCTTCACGTTGATCGGAGCGACAACTCGCGCAGGTATGCTTAGCGCACCATTGCGAGATCGTTTTCAGATTCGTGAGCACCTCGGTTGGTACTCAGAGTCGCAGCTAACCGATTTGGTAATCCGCAACTCGAAGAAACTATCGATCGACGTTGACGAAGCGGCGGCAAGTGAGATCTCCCGGCGTTCACGAAGCACACCACGTTTGGCAAACAACCGCTTGCACTGGGTCCGCGATTTCGCGCAAGTGCGTGCCAAAGGTGTCGTGACACTCGGGGTCGCCAGGGACGCTCTCGATATGATCGGTATCGATCGATTGGGATTGGACAAACAAGACCGCAACTATTTGGAAACTCTGATTCGCGTCTTCAGCGGTGGCCCCAGCGGTCTCGAAGCGATCGCACATACGATGAACGTCAGCAGTGACACACTGGAAGACGAAGTCGAGCCTTTCTTGCTGCGGAGCGAACTGATTGTGCGAACGCGACGCGGCCGCATCGCGACGATGAAGGCATTTGAACATTTGAAGATGCAGCCGCCAGCTGCTTAG
- a CDS encoding UTP--glucose-1-phosphate uridylyltransferase: protein MPANWDAVANKLAEANTPDIVVRLFKTHYENLCNGKEATIREAEISPVDSVVDADTLDDSLEAIGRENLSATAVLKLNGGLGTSMGLDGPKSLLPVRGEDTFLELILRQNESLGVPLVLMNSFSTEEQTAAAVNGFSGQVDVISFLQHQVPKIDAETMCPAEWPEDPSMQWCPPGHGDIYAALVTSGTLEKLLAQGRRYLFVSNADNLGATLDLRILGHFVDGKKSFMMEVADRTAADKKGGHLAKDKQGGLLLREKAQCHPDEETQFQDITRHRYFNTNNLWIDLQQLDDFLKAGDGTVALPTITNRKTVDPKDSSSTPVFQLETAMGAAIEVLPNTDAIRVPRSRFAPVKTTGDLLAVRSDAYEVRQDHSVGLIDSRNGMPPSISLDDQYFKRIADLQERVPDAPSLANCVSLCVKGNVSFAPDVVIKGEASLLGSESPSTIPEGTYEGEHQI, encoded by the coding sequence ATGCCAGCCAACTGGGACGCCGTCGCCAACAAACTTGCCGAAGCCAACACGCCCGACATCGTCGTCCGTTTGTTCAAGACACACTACGAAAACCTGTGTAACGGCAAAGAAGCAACGATCCGAGAAGCAGAGATTTCCCCAGTCGACTCGGTCGTCGATGCGGACACACTAGACGATTCGCTCGAAGCGATCGGTCGTGAGAACTTATCAGCGACCGCCGTTCTGAAGCTTAACGGCGGATTGGGTACATCGATGGGACTGGATGGCCCAAAGTCGCTGCTGCCAGTTCGTGGCGAGGACACGTTCTTAGAACTGATCCTTCGGCAAAACGAAAGCCTTGGCGTCCCACTTGTCTTGATGAACAGCTTTTCGACTGAAGAGCAAACGGCTGCGGCGGTCAACGGATTTAGCGGACAGGTCGATGTGATTTCGTTCTTGCAGCATCAAGTCCCCAAGATCGATGCCGAAACGATGTGCCCTGCCGAATGGCCTGAAGATCCATCGATGCAGTGGTGCCCTCCCGGACACGGTGACATTTATGCTGCGCTCGTGACCAGTGGCACCTTAGAGAAACTGCTTGCCCAAGGCCGACGTTATTTGTTTGTCTCCAATGCGGACAACTTAGGCGCGACGCTTGACCTGCGCATTCTCGGTCACTTCGTCGACGGAAAGAAATCGTTCATGATGGAGGTCGCTGACCGAACGGCTGCAGATAAGAAAGGCGGCCATCTCGCCAAGGACAAACAGGGTGGATTGCTACTACGCGAAAAGGCGCAATGTCATCCCGATGAAGAAACACAATTCCAGGACATCACGCGGCATCGTTACTTCAATACAAACAATCTTTGGATCGACTTGCAGCAACTCGATGACTTTCTGAAAGCCGGTGACGGGACCGTCGCACTTCCGACCATCACCAACCGGAAAACGGTGGATCCAAAGGATTCCAGTTCCACTCCAGTCTTTCAACTTGAAACGGCCATGGGTGCGGCGATCGAAGTTCTACCGAACACCGATGCAATTCGAGTCCCGCGATCAAGATTCGCACCTGTGAAAACGACCGGCGATTTGCTTGCTGTCCGAAGTGACGCCTACGAAGTTCGTCAGGATCATTCCGTAGGCTTAATCGATTCTCGCAACGGAATGCCACCGTCCATCAGTCTCGACGATCAATACTTCAAACGTATTGCAGACTTGCAAGAACGCGTCCCTGACGCACCATCACTGGCTAACTGTGTGTCGCTATGCGTTAAAGGGAATGTCAGCTTCGCACCCGATGTCGTCATCAAAGGTGAAGCCAGCTTGCTGGGGAGCGAGTCTCCTTCGACGATCCCCGAGGGGACCTACGAAGGTGAGCACCAGATCTAA
- a CDS encoding ankyrin repeat domain-containing protein, translated as MSLIYQLGLFASLSIWCFATAAQETDPQSTPLADQAERADWKSFARTVLDTTDLDQRQADGMSALHWCVFKGHHSGVKTLLQKGASVDPANEYGITPLAIACRFGDLKSAEALIDAGANVKHRLAGDESLLMHACRTGNSQLVEKLIKNGADVNHKQRDGQTSLMWASAAGHVDVVDALINAGADIDTKLRSGFTAFHFAARQGHRAVAHRLLDAGADVNDRMTPVNSSGRSPRKGMSALLLAVESAHYQLAIELVDRGADPNDQRSGFAPLHALSWVRRPSRGDNPEGDPAPIGSGNLGSLQFVRELVARGADVNLQLQRGRYSNANLNPKGATPLLYAAFTNDVPLSKVLVELGANISIANSDGTTPMLAAAGVGVFVADEYPGSESETLATLDQLVHWGGDINDVDQHGETVIHGAAYRSFAIVVDRCVELGAHPRDWHHRNALGSTPREIAQGKRPGSFKPNQSTIMAIDRALKSAGIKPEDWTRSAPGWTP; from the coding sequence ATGAGCCTGATCTACCAATTAGGTCTATTCGCATCACTTTCGATCTGGTGCTTTGCTACCGCCGCCCAGGAAACCGATCCGCAGTCAACGCCGTTGGCTGATCAAGCGGAACGAGCCGATTGGAAATCCTTCGCTCGTACGGTTCTCGATACGACAGATCTTGATCAACGGCAAGCCGATGGCATGTCGGCCCTGCACTGGTGTGTTTTCAAGGGGCATCATTCCGGCGTGAAGACACTTCTCCAAAAGGGAGCGAGCGTTGATCCCGCAAACGAATACGGGATCACACCACTGGCAATTGCTTGTCGTTTCGGCGATTTGAAATCCGCTGAGGCGCTGATCGATGCGGGGGCGAACGTAAAGCATCGACTCGCAGGCGATGAATCATTGTTGATGCATGCGTGCCGGACCGGCAATTCGCAGCTTGTTGAAAAGCTGATCAAAAACGGCGCTGATGTAAATCACAAACAACGTGATGGGCAGACATCGCTGATGTGGGCATCCGCCGCGGGACATGTTGATGTCGTCGACGCATTGATCAATGCGGGTGCTGATATCGATACCAAACTTCGAAGTGGTTTTACCGCATTTCATTTTGCCGCCCGCCAGGGTCATCGCGCCGTTGCACACCGTCTGCTGGACGCAGGTGCAGATGTGAATGATAGGATGACGCCGGTGAATTCATCCGGGCGATCACCGCGCAAAGGCATGTCAGCGCTTTTACTTGCCGTCGAAAGTGCGCACTACCAATTGGCGATTGAACTTGTTGATCGAGGGGCGGATCCGAATGATCAACGCAGCGGATTCGCGCCGCTTCATGCCCTTTCGTGGGTGCGCAGGCCATCACGCGGTGACAACCCAGAGGGCGACCCTGCACCGATCGGCAGCGGAAATCTTGGCAGCCTACAATTCGTCCGTGAACTGGTTGCCCGTGGAGCCGATGTGAATCTGCAGCTCCAGCGTGGGCGGTATTCCAACGCGAATTTAAATCCCAAGGGCGCGACTCCGCTTCTGTATGCCGCCTTCACGAATGACGTTCCACTTTCAAAAGTCCTCGTTGAACTTGGCGCTAACATTTCGATCGCCAATTCCGACGGGACCACACCCATGTTGGCTGCGGCAGGTGTCGGAGTCTTTGTCGCCGATGAATATCCCGGATCAGAATCAGAAACATTGGCGACGCTTGACCAGCTAGTCCACTGGGGGGGAGACATCAATGATGTGGACCAGCATGGCGAAACGGTGATCCACGGCGCGGCTTATCGCAGCTTTGCCATAGTGGTCGATCGCTGCGTTGAACTCGGTGCCCACCCTAGGGACTGGCATCATCGCAATGCGTTGGGAAGCACGCCGCGTGAAATTGCCCAGGGAAAGCGTCCCGGATCGTTCAAACCGAATCAATCGACAATTATGGCAATCGATCGCGCCCTGAAGTCCGCCGGTATTAAGCCAGAAGATTGGACTCGATCTGCACCTGGATGGACGCCATAG
- a CDS encoding sigma-70 family RNA polymerase sigma factor: MVDSSANSDPIDVSDPAVIANYEPYLRMLARTRMRQAYQAKIGASDMVQQAMMQAVAGFDGFRGSTEAELMAWLRQILAHHLCHLDRDLHRDKRDIRREQSMEQKLAASSMRLEGLLAGGDRTPSQNVAFGESVVQISQAIAKLPEAQADAVRLHYLEGMKLSEVAEELGKSTGAIAGLLHRGMKALRKQLDQ, encoded by the coding sequence ATGGTCGATTCATCCGCAAATTCTGACCCTATCGATGTTTCTGATCCGGCCGTGATCGCCAATTACGAGCCCTATTTGCGGATGCTTGCCCGGACGCGGATGCGACAGGCCTATCAAGCCAAGATTGGGGCTTCGGATATGGTTCAGCAAGCGATGATGCAGGCGGTGGCTGGATTTGACGGATTTCGCGGAAGCACTGAAGCCGAGTTGATGGCTTGGCTCAGGCAGATTTTGGCCCACCATCTGTGCCATCTCGATCGTGATTTGCATCGCGACAAACGCGACATCCGCCGTGAGCAATCGATGGAGCAGAAGCTTGCCGCTTCGTCGATGCGTCTGGAAGGCCTCCTTGCCGGAGGTGACCGAACCCCCAGTCAAAACGTGGCGTTTGGTGAGAGCGTTGTGCAGATCAGTCAAGCGATCGCCAAGCTGCCCGAAGCGCAGGCCGACGCCGTTCGCCTGCACTATCTCGAAGGCATGAAGCTGAGCGAGGTTGCCGAGGAGCTTGGAAAATCAACCGGAGCGATCGCAGGCCTGCTCCACCGCGGAATGAAAGCCCTGCGAAAGCAGCTTGATCAGTAG
- a CDS encoding SPFH domain-containing protein, whose product MFLIGLITGLIVYSFFRCFVGGFYTVSPDQRAVVTSFGKAERLRESANPSSDFESMSAEEQHRYEYPQVRVVGPGGPYFKLPWQRIHKVSVATQAVDLSWDPSKAQDTIEAVTKDNLTTGINGQLRYRVSESNLYPYLFGVTSPLEHVMGYFVSVLRERVANFVDPKGQNLLAEEEIDAAESENSGPSVDLSEGVSINDLRKNLPLLNQYMEEQCRSTTARYGIELDAALITEIDPPSEVDRALSAINSTRNQVAADLSTARADSEQQITMSARAVEIATNNAQAEVAPLRELAGTLSEIKKNGGSPALKAYVRNARIPLYGVASRVIQTTDETISR is encoded by the coding sequence ATGTTCCTGATTGGTTTGATCACGGGATTGATCGTCTACAGTTTCTTCCGATGTTTCGTCGGCGGATTCTATACCGTCAGTCCCGACCAACGCGCCGTTGTCACCAGTTTTGGAAAAGCCGAACGCTTGCGAGAATCGGCGAACCCGTCGAGCGACTTCGAATCGATGTCTGCCGAAGAGCAACATCGGTACGAATACCCTCAGGTACGTGTCGTCGGTCCGGGCGGGCCGTACTTTAAGTTACCTTGGCAACGCATTCACAAAGTCAGCGTGGCGACCCAAGCGGTTGACCTATCTTGGGACCCGTCCAAAGCTCAGGACACAATCGAAGCGGTTACAAAAGATAACCTGACTACTGGCATCAACGGCCAACTGCGATACCGAGTCAGCGAAAGCAATCTCTATCCATATCTGTTTGGCGTCACCAGTCCGCTAGAACACGTGATGGGTTACTTCGTTTCGGTGCTTCGTGAACGCGTTGCGAACTTTGTCGATCCCAAAGGACAAAACCTGCTCGCGGAAGAAGAAATCGATGCCGCCGAAAGTGAAAACTCCGGACCATCGGTCGACTTGTCTGAAGGCGTTTCGATCAACGACCTACGGAAGAATCTGCCACTGCTAAATCAGTACATGGAAGAACAATGCCGTTCGACCACGGCACGCTACGGTATCGAACTTGACGCCGCACTAATCACCGAAATCGACCCACCATCAGAAGTCGATCGTGCCCTTTCGGCAATCAATAGCACTCGAAACCAAGTCGCGGCAGACTTAAGCACAGCCCGCGCTGACAGCGAACAGCAGATCACGATGAGTGCTCGTGCGGTGGAAATCGCCACCAACAACGCTCAAGCAGAAGTCGCACCCCTGCGTGAATTGGCCGGAACCCTTAGCGAGATTAAGAAGAACGGCGGTTCGCCGGCGCTGAAGGCTTACGTTCGCAACGCACGGATTCCGCTATACGGAGTCGCTAGCCGAGTGATCCAAACCACCGATGAAACCATTTCCCGATAA
- the nth gene encoding endonuclease III, with the protein MLKSERAAKVHERLEELYPETPIPLDHSDPFTLLVAVVLSAQCTDKKVNEITPELFRQAPTPQAMWDLGEENILQIIRPLGLSKQKAKSLAGLSEMIVTEHNGDVPESFAELEKLPGVGHKTASVVMSQAFGHPAFPVDTHIHRLAQRWGLTNGKNVTQTEADLKKLFPESSWNKLHLQIIFYGREHCTARGCDGTRCAICKEVYPNRKRPFIAKKA; encoded by the coding sequence ATGCTGAAATCTGAACGCGCCGCAAAGGTCCACGAACGACTCGAAGAACTCTACCCGGAGACACCGATTCCGCTGGACCATAGCGATCCGTTTACATTGCTGGTCGCTGTTGTACTGAGTGCTCAGTGCACCGATAAGAAGGTGAACGAGATCACGCCAGAACTATTCCGGCAAGCTCCGACGCCACAAGCGATGTGGGACCTCGGCGAAGAAAACATCCTGCAGATCATTCGCCCCCTCGGACTTTCCAAGCAGAAAGCCAAGAGTCTGGCGGGACTTTCGGAAATGATCGTGACCGAGCATAACGGCGACGTCCCCGAATCGTTCGCAGAGCTCGAAAAACTTCCAGGCGTTGGCCACAAAACGGCCAGCGTTGTGATGAGCCAAGCGTTCGGTCACCCTGCGTTCCCGGTCGACACACACATCCACCGCTTGGCTCAACGTTGGGGCCTGACTAACGGGAAGAATGTCACCCAAACAGAAGCGGACCTGAAGAAACTGTTCCCCGAATCTTCATGGAATAAGCTCCATTTGCAGATCATTTTCTATGGTCGAGAGCACTGCACCGCTCGGGGCTGCGATGGCACGCGATGTGCGATTTGCAAGGAAGTGTATCCGAACAGGAAACGCCCTTTCATCGCCAAGAAGGCGTAG